The following proteins come from a genomic window of Microbacterium sp. SY138:
- a CDS encoding extracellular solute-binding protein — protein sequence MKSRPLIALGAMAAAAIALTACSGSTAGTDDGDAGGTVDGTGQTLTVMMAANGLYPEQQKEWFGKVSDAFEEKTGAKVEFETFASANDELTKIQTSVLSGQGPDVYGLGTTFTPTAYATGAFVKLTEADWDKVGGRDRFVPSTLGISGPSEDDEIAVPFVSRPFVMAYNTELLAAAGIDEPPTTWDELTAAAEKIESGDVHGLAIGYADSFDPWKFVWGMSVQAGNPLIDVEAKKAEIDDPAVAAAYDTYFGWYQDGLVDPAAIGWKNAQAVAAFAEGKAAFLPMTSANSKPTFAGSPVADSYAYALLPTIPPGETELPKGGEEAASILSGDNLVVAQYSPNQDLAFAFIEMLTSTESQLDYFDTFGELPTGVEAAAQVEKDNPDLSANVQAASQSVATPFTGAWGDTQLALTNVVVQSLPALQGGTLSQSDIAAAIAEAQASSQSALDKSK from the coding sequence ATGAAGTCTCGACCCCTGATCGCCCTCGGGGCGATGGCCGCAGCAGCGATCGCGTTGACCGCATGCTCGGGATCCACCGCCGGCACGGACGACGGCGACGCCGGTGGCACCGTCGACGGGACCGGCCAGACGCTCACGGTGATGATGGCCGCGAACGGTCTCTACCCCGAGCAGCAGAAGGAGTGGTTCGGGAAGGTCTCCGATGCCTTCGAGGAGAAGACCGGAGCGAAGGTCGAGTTCGAGACCTTCGCGAGCGCCAACGACGAGCTGACGAAGATCCAGACTTCTGTGCTCTCCGGACAGGGCCCCGACGTCTACGGACTCGGCACCACGTTCACCCCGACCGCGTACGCGACGGGCGCCTTCGTGAAACTCACCGAGGCCGACTGGGACAAGGTGGGAGGCCGCGACCGCTTCGTACCGTCCACCCTCGGTATCTCCGGCCCCAGCGAGGACGACGAGATCGCCGTCCCGTTCGTGAGTCGCCCGTTCGTGATGGCCTACAACACCGAGCTGCTCGCCGCTGCCGGCATCGACGAACCGCCCACGACGTGGGACGAGCTGACGGCCGCCGCCGAGAAGATCGAATCCGGAGACGTGCACGGTCTCGCGATCGGATACGCCGACAGCTTCGACCCCTGGAAGTTCGTCTGGGGCATGAGCGTGCAGGCGGGCAATCCGCTGATCGATGTCGAGGCCAAGAAGGCGGAGATCGACGATCCCGCCGTGGCCGCCGCCTACGACACCTACTTCGGCTGGTACCAGGACGGACTCGTCGACCCGGCAGCCATCGGCTGGAAGAACGCCCAGGCCGTCGCCGCCTTCGCCGAGGGCAAGGCCGCCTTCCTTCCGATGACCTCGGCGAATTCGAAGCCCACGTTCGCGGGTTCCCCCGTCGCCGACTCCTACGCCTACGCCCTCCTCCCGACCATCCCGCCGGGGGAGACCGAACTCCCCAAGGGCGGCGAGGAAGCGGCCAGCATCCTCTCGGGAGACAACCTCGTGGTCGCCCAGTACTCGCCGAACCAGGACCTCGCGTTCGCGTTCATCGAGATGCTCACCAGCACCGAGTCGCAGCTCGACTACTTCGACACGTTCGGCGAGCTGCCGACGGGGGTGGAGGCGGCCGCACAGGTCGAGAAGGACAACCCCGATCTGAGCGCCAACGTGCAGGCGGCCTCGCAGTCGGTCGCCACTCCGTTCACGGGCGCCTGGGGTGACACGCAGCTCGCGCTGACCAACGTCGTCGTGCAGTCGCTGCCCGCGTTGCAGGGGGGAACGCTCAGCCAGAGCGACATCGCCGCGGCGATCGCCGAGGCCCAGGCGAGTTCGCAGTCCGCGCTGGACAAGTCCAAGTAG
- a CDS encoding LacI family DNA-binding transcriptional regulator: MSSPTPPSHRPTLADVADAAGVAISTASRALAVPGRGNPGTRDRIIRVAKDLGYTPTAASGTASTPSTRMVAVLVSDVTNPFYFGIIRGTQQALRVAGYSQILVHTEESPEMEESTLEELRSSYDGAILTASRLSDERLAELSTELPLVALNRAVPGVPSVFIDTPLGFDQAVEHLASLGHRRICYVAGPPTSWASNLRWRAVAAACERLGIEHTKVGPYQPRTKAGAAAADAALNTGATACVAFNDLLAIGMLIRLKERGVRVPEDMSIVGCDDIFGADFCNPPLTTLTAPIEQAARLSVSMLLDRLQSERIGAGALNRRHIAALPTHLTVRESTGSAPRRTPGGDS; this comes from the coding sequence ATGTCGTCCCCCACACCGCCTTCGCACCGGCCGACGCTCGCCGATGTGGCCGATGCCGCCGGCGTCGCGATCTCCACGGCGTCGCGCGCCCTCGCCGTCCCCGGCCGTGGCAACCCCGGCACCCGCGACCGCATCATCCGCGTCGCGAAGGACCTCGGCTACACGCCCACCGCCGCCTCCGGCACGGCATCGACGCCGTCGACCCGCATGGTCGCCGTGCTGGTCTCCGACGTCACGAACCCGTTCTACTTCGGGATCATCCGCGGTACCCAGCAGGCCCTGCGGGTGGCGGGCTACTCGCAGATCCTGGTGCACACCGAGGAGTCGCCCGAGATGGAGGAGAGCACCCTCGAAGAACTGCGCAGCTCCTACGACGGCGCGATCCTGACCGCGTCCCGCCTGTCCGACGAGCGGCTGGCCGAGCTCAGCACCGAGCTCCCCCTCGTGGCCCTGAACCGTGCCGTGCCCGGAGTGCCGTCGGTGTTCATCGACACGCCGCTCGGCTTCGACCAGGCCGTCGAGCACCTCGCCTCCCTGGGGCATCGACGCATCTGCTACGTGGCCGGTCCCCCGACCAGCTGGGCGAGCAATCTCCGCTGGCGGGCCGTGGCGGCCGCGTGCGAGCGCCTCGGGATCGAGCACACGAAGGTGGGGCCGTACCAGCCCCGCACGAAGGCGGGAGCGGCGGCGGCGGATGCCGCGCTGAACACCGGTGCGACCGCCTGCGTGGCTTTCAACGACCTCCTCGCGATCGGCATGCTGATCCGGCTCAAGGAACGCGGCGTGCGCGTTCCGGAGGACATGAGCATCGTCGGCTGCGACGACATCTTCGGCGCCGACTTCTGCAACCCGCCACTCACGACCCTCACCGCTCCGATCGAGCAGGCCGCACGCCTGTCCGTGTCGATGCTGCTCGACCGCCTGCAGAGCGAGCGCATCGGAGCGGGCGCGCTCAACCGACGGCACATCGCCGCACTGCCCACCCACCTGACCGTGCGGGAGTCGACCGGCTCCGCACCCCGCCGCACCCCTGGAGGAGACTCATGA